The genomic stretch ATAAATTGTTATCTACTGTTTGTGTTAATCGCAAGCAAACATCCTTGCGTtcttttttgtttctggtttATGAACATTGTTAGACGATGCTCTTTGCAGGGTGGTAAGATTCATGTCACCACTTGGAACCGAGATTTCAAAGATTGGTTTGAACAAGTGAAGGAGCATGAGACTTATATTCTGTATAATGGAGAGCCCGTTGACAACGAAGGTCCTTTAAAAGTCTGTTCTCACCCACTCAAGCTCGTCTTCAACGGAGGGACTACGATGACTAAGGCGGCGTTACCCGACATACCAACCCACAAATACATTTTTCATCCTATTGATAACTTTCTCAAAGGGAACTACAAGCATGACATCTTATATGGTGACATATCACTCTTTTATTATATCTTTGCATATGGTTTACTTATTTGTTTCTCCTTCTGTAAAGTCACCATTTCCATGCATTTGTTAAGTTGTTAAATACATTTTTCATCCTATTGGGAACTTTCTCAAAGGGAACTTCAAGCATGACATCTTATATGGTGACATATCACTCTTTTATTATATCTTTGCATATGGTTTGCCTTTAGGATTTTTCCTTCTGTAAAGTCACCATATCCATGCTATTATTAAGTTGTTAATGATGCTTTATTTGCTTCATACATTTCAGATGTTATAGGGGTGTTGCAAGATGTTGTCAAGACACAAATGGGCGGTGGTGGTAGGAAATCTTGCGTCAATATTACCTTGCGTGATGTCGAAGGGAATGTTATCGAGGTGGCATTATGGGAAGTTTACGGCAAGCAATTCATGAACTACACTACCCCAAACAACAGTTCTGGTCCTACAGTTATCATTTTGACCCATGCCTGGTGCAAGCCAAATACAGGTTTCAATTTGTTTATATTTAACTACTTTGATTTTTAGTTCAATATTTCATGTATTCTGTTACACTGTCCTTCTTACAAACCATCGCATTCCATTATAGTTTCCGGTTTGCCGTCTCTTTCGAACGCATGGAACGACTCTAGACTTTTAATTGACTTGGACCATCCACAAGTGGCCGAATTCAAAGCTAGGTACTGTATCCACTTAACCGCCAAAGGCatcaatttttattattcaattccATATCATATTTTATGACATACCTATTTTTGCAGTTTCGGAGCTAATGCTTTATCTGGTATACCTGCCCTTTCCCAATCATTAACATGTGATTCTTCCATTCAACCTGCAAACAATTTTTGGACTAACTTGAGTGAGGTCAAAACTATCCGTGCAATCTCTGCACTAGGAAAGGTTAGGCTGATATTACATTATTTgtgttttgaaaataattttaaaagatcTATGTCATTAGCACGCCATTATTGCTTCAATTCTGTTTTCCATTCCCTTCGATGCAACAGGATTCTTTCGGAACGACTATTGGCACTACTGTCGGTTTCAAAGCGTCTAAGAACGGCTGGTATTTTGAATCGTATGCTGGGTCATCTGGAAATATTGATTCAAAACCTGTTATGAAGTGAGCACTTATTCTTGCCCTTCTACCCAATTGCATAACTTACTAGCATATCTATCTATGATCTTAACCTCACTTATTCATGGTAGGTTCAAAGTTGAGGTTGAAGTCGTTTATGCTGATCACAAGGAAACCTTTGTTTTTTGGGATAAGGATTGTATCCCTTTTACAAAAAAGACTGCTAGAGAATTAAGAGAAGTTATGAAAGAGGTGAGATTTTTCATAGGCATTTCACTTTTTTTACATTAAGCCAGTTACTCACATATTAATACTattgttattttgtttttttgaatagGCTGGAGAAGACAACCCTAAAATTTGGCCTGCTCATCTAGATGTTTTGTTGAATAAACAATTTGTGTTTCGTGTCAAGTACCAACAACAGTACCGACAATTCTCTATTGTGAAAATACTTAACGAGGAGGGCCTTTACGACAAGTTTGACAAATACCTCACACCTGATGAGGTACAGCCTGATGAGGTACAACATCTGTTTCATGCttctttttgaacttccatagTCTTTTAGAgtaagaaaatattttctttgcaTTAACATCACATTCATTTTATGATGTTACAGACCATGCCAGGCGAGCCCATTCTTGCAACGTCCACCACTGCTCCGATACTTAATCCAAACCAAGTTAGTTCATCCCACTTTACTTCTATCTATTGTAAAAATAAGTTTTAATGTTAACTCCCTCTGAATGTTAGCTCATTTCTTTGTCCCATTGATAGCTCACACAAACTTCGGAGCAATCATTCTGTGCTGAGCCATACTCGGCTGCTAACCCGAGTTGGAGTCCTGAGGCAAGCTCCAACAGTACTCCAGCCAAGAGGGGATCTGAGTCAACCTCAATTAATGATATCATCCAGCCCGAAGAGATCACACCCAAACAATCCGCCACTAAGGCCAAGCCTGGAAAGAAGAT from Vicia villosa cultivar HV-30 ecotype Madison, WI linkage group LG4, Vvil1.0, whole genome shotgun sequence encodes the following:
- the LOC131597668 gene encoding uncharacterized protein LOC131597668 → MSRAPILINDLVKGNQVWKMLIRVVDLWVVNEKNGHQHLEMVIQDVKGGKIHVTTWNRDFKDWFEQVKEHETYILYNGEPVDNEGPLKVCSHPLKLVFNGGTTMTKAALPDIPTHKYIFHPIDNFLKGNYKHDILYDVIGVLQDVVKTQMGGGGRKSCVNITLRDVEGNVIEVALWEVYGKQFMNYTTPNNSSGPTVIILTHAWCKPNTVSGLPSLSNAWNDSRLLIDLDHPQVAEFKASFGANALSGIPALSQSLTCDSSIQPANNFWTNLSEVKTIRAISALGKDSFGTTIGTTVGFKASKNGWYFESYAGSSGNIDSKPVMKFKVEVEVVYADHKETFVFWDKDCIPFTKKTARELREVMKEAGEDNPKIWPAHLDVLLNKQFVFRVKYQQQYRQFSIVKILNEEGLYDKFDKYLTPDEVQPDETMPGEPILATSTTAPILNPNQLTQTSEQSFCAEPYSAANPSWSPEASSNSTPAKRGSESTSINDIIQPEEITPKQSATKAKPGKKIKHLKKE